The Desulfosoma sp. DNA window TTTTATTTCAGGAAAGGAGGGTAGCGAGTCATTTTAAAGAAAAGGGGGTGGAGGAAAAGGTTTTTGATGGTTTTTTCTTTTTCTCGCGCGTGTGCCACGTGGCTCTTTTTGTCGTTCCTGTGGCGCCGAAATTCCTTTCCGGTCTCGTAACGAGCGCCTGTTCCTTACGTGATGATTGCCGAATGAAATCTTTCCAAGGGCGGCATCCCTCGACAATGGTCTTCTCTCTTTAGACCTGTTTCAGATCGCGTTTTATGCATTTCTCGTGATTTTTTCTTTTTTTTCGTGATGTCTGTTTCCCAGTGTTCAAGAAGGGTTGGGGTGCGGCCGTTTTCAAAACGGCAGCAGCCTTGGTGGGGTGGTAGGCGAATTGGATTCTACGGACGAGATGGAGGATCCATGATGACAGCGCCGCAAGCAACCGTGGATAAGGTTCCGGGCAAAGCCTGGCAGGTGGTGGTGGCCGGGATTGTGGTCAATTTATGCCTCGGCTGTCTGTATGCTTGGAGTGTCTGGGTGAAGTACCTCACCGATAAGAATTTGATGGAAGCTCAAGGTTGGGTGCCTCTCACGGCTGAACAGGCTTCCAACCCGGCTTCTTTGTGTATTCTGATCTTTGCCTTGCTCATGATTCCTGGAGGACGCATTCAGGATCGCTACGGTCCTACGATCGCGGCTTCAATCGGCGGTATCGCCATCGGTTTAGGGCTTCTTTTGGCTGGGATCATGAAAAGTTACACGGGGATTCTTTTAGGATTCGGGGTCGGCGGCGGTATTGGTATGGGTGTGGGTTATGCGGCGCCGACTCCGGCGGCTCTCAAGTGGTTCGGTCCTCATAAGAGAGGTCTCATTGCGGGCTTGGTGGTGAGTGGTTACGGTTTGGCCGCCTTTTATGTCGCTCCCTTGGCCAACTGGTTGATCACCACTTACAGCATGAGCGCTTCCTTTTATGTGCTCGGTATCGCGTATTTGGTGGTGATCTTGGTCGCGGCCCAATTTCTGGCATGGCCCCAACCCGGTTATGTGCCGCCTCAACCCACAGCGGCAGCCATGGCCGCCAAGGCGTCCACCCAAACGCGGGCGGATTGGACCGCAGGTGAAATGCTCAAAACCTGGCAGTTCTATGCTCTGGCCATCATGTTCTGTATCAACACACAAGCCGGTCTCTTGCTCATCGGCCATGTGAACAAGATGATTGCGGGAATCATGAAAGCCGGCTATCTGTTGGTTTCATGGGGAGCCGTTTTTAACTCCGTGGGCCGTATCGGCACGGGTATCATTTCAGACAAGATTGGACGCACAAACGGCCTCATTGTGAACTACATCGCGGCGGCTGTGATCATGTTTCTGCTGCCCTACCTGTTCGGGCTTAAAAACATTCCTCTCTTGTTCCTCGCCTGCGCTGTGGGGTTCTGGTGCTACGGTGGCGGGTTGTCTCTCTTCCCGTCTTTTACAGCGGATTTTTACGGTCCCAAGAACTTGGGGTTCAATTACGGCTTGGTATTCATCGGCTGGGGTTTGGGTGCCTTTATGCCCAAATTGGCCGGTCGCATCTACGACAAGTATCAATCCTATGATTATGCTTTTTACATTGCCGGGGTTTTGCTCATCGCAGGCATCATCTTGGCTCTTGTGACCAAGCGGCCGAGATACGCTTCGGAATAGGACGGTGAGGTGCCCGGAGGCCGACCATGGCCTAGGGAAAAGGAGCAGGTTGAACACCTGCTCCTTTTTGTTTGTGCGCCCGGCAGGGCGCACTCACTTGGAGGTGAAAGTCCTCTACTCGCCCCGCAAGGGGAAGAGTTAGCCGAACGGCAAGGGTGTTCTGGGCGACTGGAAATCTGGAGGAAGCCGAAGGCAAAGCGCTGGCCTGACGAACAGGAAGCGGATACGAGGCGGCACGGCGGGGTGAGGCGGCCATTATCGTCAAAGCCCGAAACTTGCACGGAACGCCGTGACGTATATCCGACGGGCATAAGCGTGAAGGTGGGTGCGTCATACCCGGGGAGATCTGCACAGGTGCCGGGGGAGACCTCTGTGCTACTGCCATCGTGAGGTGGCGGGACGCCTGTGCAGAAGTCAGCAGAGGCCATAGTAGGCGAAAGCCGAAGGGCCGAACATTGAAGACCGCGAGTAGGCGGCGGGAACACACGGACAGTCAATGAAGGCAGAAGACTCACAGCAAGTGAATGCCGGCGAAGCACCATCGGGGCGGAACTCCGAGGGGGCCTTGCACGGTGCCGAGGCTGACGTGACGACCCGCAAGCGGACGAAAGCGGAGTGGGCGCGGCAAGGCGGGCTGATGGAAGCCGTGGTCGAACGCGGCAACCTGATGCTTGCCTATGATCGGGTGCTCAAGAACAAAGGGGCGGCCGGTGTCGATGGCATCGGCGTCAATGAGTTCAAAGCACACCTCAAGCAACACTGGCCGACGATCAAGGCCAAACTACTGGCTGGGCAATACGTGCCCTTGCCAGTGCGCCGGGTGGACATCCCCAAGCCGCAAGGCGGGGTCAGGACACTCGGCATACCGACGCTGACGGATCGGCTGATCCAACAAGCGTTGCATCAAGTCCTCTCGCCGATCTTCGAGGCGGACTTCTCGGCGCACAGCTACGGCTTCCGACCGGGGAAGAACGCCCATCAGGCGGTCAAGGCCGCGCAGCAATACGTTGCCGAAGGTCGCCGGGTGGTGGTGGACATCGACCTGGAGAAATTCTTCGACCGCGTCAACCACGACCTGCTGATGCAGAAACTCTCGACGAAGATCAGTGATGGTCGGGTACTGCGCCTCATTCGCCGGTATCTCGAAGCGGGCATGATGGCAGAGGGGATCGTCTCCCCGCGGACGGAAGGCACGCCGCAAGGCGGCCCCTTGAGTCCGCTGCTATCGAACATCCTGCTGACGGAACTGGACAAGGAACTGGAACGCCGAGGCCATGCCTTCTGCCGCTATGCAGACGACTGCAACATCTACGTCAAAAGCAAGGCGGCGGGGGAGCGGGTCATGGCGAGCATCACCCGGTTTCTGGCGGAAAAGCTCAAGCTCAAGGTCAATGTGGCCAAGAGCGCGGTGGCCGAACCGTGGAAGAGGACGTTTCTGGGCTACAGCCTGACGTGGCACAAAGCCCCGAAGCTGCGGATCGCGCCGGCCAGCCTGAGCCGGCTGGACGGCAAACTCCGCGCAGTGCTCAAAGGTGCGCGGGGGCGCAGCCTGACGACGGTCATCCACGAACTCAACCCGATCCTGCGCGGCTGGGCGGCGTATTTCAAGCTGACCGAAACCAAGCAGGCGCTGGAAGAGCGGGACGGCTGGATCAGGCGCAAGCTGCGCTGCATCCTGTGGCGGCAGTGGAAACGCCCCTACACTCGCGCCAGGAACTTGATGAAGGCGGGACTGACGGAAGAGCGGGCATTTCGCTCGGCGTTCAACCAACGCGGGCCGTGGTGGAACAGTGGCGCCAGCCACATGAACCAGGCCTTCCAGAAGTCTTTCTTTGATCGATTGGGTCTGGTGTCGCTGCTCGATACGACGCGACGACTCCAGTGTGTTCAATGAACCGCCGGATGCGGAACCGCACGTCCGGTGGTGTGAGAGGGCGACGGGGGTG harbors:
- a CDS encoding OFA family MFS transporter; amino-acid sequence: MMTAPQATVDKVPGKAWQVVVAGIVVNLCLGCLYAWSVWVKYLTDKNLMEAQGWVPLTAEQASNPASLCILIFALLMIPGGRIQDRYGPTIAASIGGIAIGLGLLLAGIMKSYTGILLGFGVGGGIGMGVGYAAPTPAALKWFGPHKRGLIAGLVVSGYGLAAFYVAPLANWLITTYSMSASFYVLGIAYLVVILVAAQFLAWPQPGYVPPQPTAAAMAAKASTQTRADWTAGEMLKTWQFYALAIMFCINTQAGLLLIGHVNKMIAGIMKAGYLLVSWGAVFNSVGRIGTGIISDKIGRTNGLIVNYIAAAVIMFLLPYLFGLKNIPLLFLACAVGFWCYGGGLSLFPSFTADFYGPKNLGFNYGLVFIGWGLGAFMPKLAGRIYDKYQSYDYAFYIAGVLLIAGIILALVTKRPRYASE
- the ltrA gene encoding group II intron reverse transcriptase/maturase — encoded protein: MKAEDSQQVNAGEAPSGRNSEGALHGAEADVTTRKRTKAEWARQGGLMEAVVERGNLMLAYDRVLKNKGAAGVDGIGVNEFKAHLKQHWPTIKAKLLAGQYVPLPVRRVDIPKPQGGVRTLGIPTLTDRLIQQALHQVLSPIFEADFSAHSYGFRPGKNAHQAVKAAQQYVAEGRRVVVDIDLEKFFDRVNHDLLMQKLSTKISDGRVLRLIRRYLEAGMMAEGIVSPRTEGTPQGGPLSPLLSNILLTELDKELERRGHAFCRYADDCNIYVKSKAAGERVMASITRFLAEKLKLKVNVAKSAVAEPWKRTFLGYSLTWHKAPKLRIAPASLSRLDGKLRAVLKGARGRSLTTVIHELNPILRGWAAYFKLTETKQALEERDGWIRRKLRCILWRQWKRPYTRARNLMKAGLTEERAFRSAFNQRGPWWNSGASHMNQAFQKSFFDRLGLVSLLDTTRRLQCVQ